The Sediminispirochaeta smaragdinae DSM 11293 genome has a segment encoding these proteins:
- a CDS encoding ABC transporter permease — MKRFMKTHEFHVLVVVLILSAAITAVNPNFLTLENGFDLLKSYSFMGVLAIGILFVLISGGIDISFAATATVAEYVMAVVSIKLGGNMITSLLLATLVGLLLGAFNGFLISKFKIAPIITTIATMNFYYGILTVITGGKWIYALPEWFRAFADIRVFTLVSRAGTPYGLSVITLFWAVITVLAFFLLRYTMLGRGIYAIGGDIGSAERVGFPVRRLQIFVYSFMGMMAGIAGVIQALLVQTVAPNSIVGKELDVIAAVVLGGASLSGGFGSVGGTLLGVFLIAVVKNGMTLVKIPAVWYDVFIGAVILISVGFTSWQGKKGYHQAVIDIEKEEAA; from the coding sequence ATGAAACGTTTCATGAAAACCCATGAATTCCATGTATTGGTGGTTGTTCTTATTCTCTCTGCTGCCATCACCGCGGTAAATCCGAATTTTCTTACCTTGGAGAATGGATTTGATCTTTTGAAAAGCTATTCTTTTATGGGTGTTCTGGCCATCGGGATTCTTTTTGTTCTGATCTCCGGAGGGATCGATATTTCATTTGCTGCCACGGCAACCGTTGCTGAGTATGTGATGGCGGTAGTGAGTATCAAGTTGGGCGGAAATATGATTACATCATTGCTCCTTGCCACTCTGGTAGGTCTCCTGCTGGGAGCCTTTAACGGCTTTCTCATCTCAAAGTTCAAGATTGCCCCTATCATAACGACCATTGCCACCATGAATTTTTACTATGGAATCCTTACGGTGATAACCGGCGGGAAGTGGATCTATGCCCTTCCCGAATGGTTTCGCGCCTTCGCCGATATTAGGGTTTTTACCCTTGTTTCCAGGGCTGGAACGCCCTATGGGCTTTCCGTCATTACCCTTTTCTGGGCAGTGATTACCGTTTTGGCTTTTTTTCTCCTCCGTTATACAATGCTTGGTCGGGGTATCTACGCCATTGGCGGGGATATAGGCTCGGCCGAACGGGTCGGTTTCCCTGTGAGACGGCTTCAGATTTTTGTTTATTCCTTTATGGGCATGATGGCCGGGATTGCCGGTGTAATTCAGGCGTTGCTTGTACAAACCGTTGCACCGAACTCCATAGTCGGAAAGGAGTTGGATGTTATTGCCGCGGTTGTGCTTGGCGGAGCAAGCCTTTCCGGTGGTTTCGGGAGTGTCGGTGGAACCCTGTTGGGAGTTTTTCTTATTGCCGTCGTCAAAAACGGAATGACCCTCGTCAAGATCCCGGCCGTTTGGTACGACGTCTTTATCGGTGCGGTTATTCTCATTAGTGTTGGATTTACCTCTTGGCAAGGGAAAAAAGGATATCACCAGGCCGTTATCGATATCGAAAAAGAGGAGGCCGCATAA
- a CDS encoding ABC transporter permease — protein MKRKELRVLTIIMVLSFVFMTVLNPRDFLRAGNFQGMAFQLPELGVLSLAMMIVMLTGGINLSIIATADLAGIVAAMILTIPKFGGVQAPGWLVMLALVGAIAAALLVGLLNGVLIAYIGVAPILTTLGTMTLINGITIVLTKGYVISGFPPAVRFIGNGMLLGIPFPLLLFGLLAVVMAIFLNRTPTGFNIYMYGSNDVATHFYGGNNAGIILRTYLVSGLLSGFAALIMISRFNSAKAGYGASYLLVTILAAVLGGVSSEGGFGRVSGLILSLVTLQIISSGLNLLRVSSFMTIAIWGFVMILVMVVNYYSDKRRERLLRTQG, from the coding sequence ATGAAACGGAAAGAATTGCGGGTTTTGACCATTATCATGGTTCTCTCTTTTGTGTTTATGACGGTGCTCAATCCTCGAGATTTTCTGCGAGCCGGAAACTTCCAGGGTATGGCTTTTCAGCTTCCTGAGTTGGGGGTTCTGTCGCTTGCCATGATGATCGTTATGCTTACGGGTGGTATAAATCTTTCCATTATCGCTACTGCCGATCTCGCCGGTATTGTTGCTGCGATGATTCTTACGATTCCGAAGTTTGGCGGAGTTCAAGCTCCCGGATGGCTGGTTATGCTTGCTCTTGTAGGGGCAATTGCAGCCGCATTACTCGTTGGGTTGTTAAACGGAGTATTAATTGCTTATATCGGTGTTGCTCCCATTCTTACCACTTTGGGTACAATGACCCTTATAAACGGTATAACTATCGTTTTAACAAAGGGGTATGTCATCTCCGGTTTTCCGCCAGCGGTTCGCTTTATCGGAAACGGGATGCTTTTGGGAATCCCGTTTCCACTTCTTCTTTTTGGGCTGCTCGCAGTCGTTATGGCCATTTTCTTGAATCGTACACCAACCGGATTTAATATTTACATGTACGGTTCGAATGATGTTGCTACTCACTTTTATGGTGGGAACAATGCCGGTATCATCTTGCGGACGTATCTTGTTTCCGGGCTGCTTTCCGGGTTTGCGGCTCTTATCATGATAAGCCGTTTTAATTCTGCCAAGGCAGGTTACGGTGCTTCTTATTTGCTTGTAACCATTCTTGCCGCTGTCCTTGGCGGGGTTAGTAGCGAGGGAGGTTTTGGACGGGTTTCCGGGCTTATCCTCTCGCTTGTTACATTACAGATTATATCCAGCGGCCTCAATCTACTAAGGGTAAGCTCGTTTATGACCATTGCAATCTGGGGTTTCGTAATGATTTTGGTAATGGTCGTAAATTACTACAGTGATAAGCGCAGGGAACGACTGCTGCGGACTCAAGGATGA
- a CDS encoding rhamnulokinase, with the protein MSGKEIHCVGFDCGNSSIRTVLGHFDGTNIEVELIQQVPNGTVRVEGYDYWDILHIFSQMQQGLKQAVAAAGGTVASAGISTWGIDFGLFGPSGQLLGNPLCYRNELGGLGLGTLGEESRKKMFEQSGIQNHPMNSVYQFVGIRDHLPEYYRLAEKMMLTPDLLNFLFTGSFNTETSIASTTQLMNMRSGRFDDSLFDIAGIKKGIMPPVVDHGTVRGMLRQDIADYLDIAPLPFVAVPSHDTAAAVVTVPSLEGPFAFISSGTWSLIGTELSAPLINDEVYNCELANEGGACGTITLLKNSAGMHILQNVKNELEMRENRRFAWDEVVDLSLKAAAFLGDEKIPLFDPNHPSLYNPDSMIQALQLLTGEKKLDNILAGIYASLACNYGAAICDIEKITGTEYPVIHIIGGGCRNDHLNQMTADISGKPVVAGPVEATSLGTIAVQLMHHVPGLGLTDIRKIVSDSVQPLRFEPKVGRDRLYQRYEELLKP; encoded by the coding sequence ATGAGCGGAAAAGAGATACATTGTGTCGGATTTGATTGCGGAAACTCATCAATCAGAACGGTACTGGGACACTTCGACGGCACGAATATTGAAGTAGAACTTATTCAGCAGGTTCCCAACGGAACGGTTCGAGTCGAGGGGTACGATTACTGGGATATCCTGCATATTTTTTCTCAAATGCAGCAAGGCCTGAAACAGGCGGTTGCCGCTGCCGGCGGTACGGTGGCTTCTGCAGGCATTTCAACCTGGGGAATAGATTTCGGGCTTTTCGGCCCTTCCGGCCAGCTTCTTGGTAATCCCCTCTGCTATCGCAACGAACTGGGAGGGCTTGGGCTCGGAACCCTCGGCGAAGAGAGCAGAAAAAAGATGTTCGAACAGAGCGGAATTCAAAATCATCCCATGAATTCCGTTTATCAGTTTGTGGGGATTCGGGACCATCTTCCCGAATATTACCGCCTTGCAGAAAAAATGATGTTAACCCCCGATCTCCTTAACTTTCTTTTTACAGGGAGCTTTAATACCGAAACATCCATCGCCTCGACCACTCAATTGATGAATATGCGTTCGGGCAGGTTTGACGACAGCCTGTTCGATATTGCGGGGATCAAAAAGGGGATCATGCCCCCTGTTGTCGACCATGGTACGGTGCGCGGCATGCTCCGCCAGGACATTGCCGACTATTTGGATATTGCTCCGCTACCCTTTGTTGCTGTTCCCAGCCATGACACGGCTGCTGCGGTGGTAACGGTGCCCTCTCTTGAAGGGCCCTTTGCCTTTATCAGTTCGGGTACCTGGTCTCTCATCGGTACCGAGCTTTCTGCACCTTTGATCAACGATGAGGTCTACAACTGCGAATTGGCCAACGAGGGGGGAGCCTGTGGCACGATTACTCTCCTCAAAAATTCCGCAGGAATGCACATCCTTCAGAATGTTAAAAACGAGCTTGAGATGAGGGAAAATCGTCGTTTCGCTTGGGATGAGGTTGTGGATCTTTCTCTGAAGGCCGCTGCTTTTCTCGGAGACGAGAAGATCCCGCTTTTCGATCCCAACCACCCTTCTCTGTATAATCCCGACAGCATGATTCAGGCCCTCCAGCTACTTACCGGGGAAAAGAAACTCGATAACATTTTGGCTGGAATTTATGCATCCCTTGCCTGTAACTACGGAGCTGCCATTTGCGACATTGAGAAAATAACCGGTACCGAATACCCTGTTATTCATATTATCGGCGGCGGTTGCAGAAACGATCATCTGAACCAAATGACGGCCGATATTTCCGGTAAACCGGTTGTTGCCGGCCCTGTTGAGGCAACTTCTCTCGGGACCATTGCCGTACAGCTCATGCACCACGTTCCGGGACTTGGACTTACGGATATCCGCAAGATCGTTTCCGATTCGGTGCAACCTCTGCGTTTCGAGCCGAAGGTAGGTAGGGATAGACTCTACCAGCGGTACGAAGAGCTTTTGAAGCCCTGA
- a CDS encoding DUF4405 domain-containing protein, whose product MNKKALLIINPILFLSLLVQGISGIFMKFGLFYSLMYGIHSITGFIFLGIVTLHIVFNWNWIKANLRKKSKRADQHA is encoded by the coding sequence ATGAATAAAAAAGCGCTTCTTATTATCAACCCAATCCTTTTCCTTTCTTTGCTCGTTCAGGGGATCTCCGGGATCTTCATGAAATTCGGGCTGTTTTATTCACTGATGTATGGAATCCACTCCATCACCGGATTCATTTTTCTTGGCATAGTTACCTTGCACATCGTGTTTAACTGGAATTGGATAAAAGCCAATCTTCGCAAGAAATCCAAACGAGCGGACCAACACGCATAA
- a CDS encoding DOMON domain-containing protein, whose amino-acid sequence MKRVLFILFLAFLILTPLAAATESTREIAGVTVTWKAEGEYVLITMSAKTTGWIAVGIEPENKMKGADMYIGYVDDKGAVVLEDHYGHRTFSHKSDVALGGSSDVEIIQGTESGGETSITFRIPKNSRDVYDKLLEEGKEYTVITAWGEKDNLTARHKGRGSGSLPL is encoded by the coding sequence ATGAAAAGAGTATTGTTTATTTTGTTCCTGGCTTTTCTGATACTTACCCCCTTAGCTGCAGCAACCGAAAGCACGAGAGAAATCGCCGGAGTAACCGTGACCTGGAAAGCGGAAGGCGAGTATGTCCTCATAACCATGTCCGCAAAGACCACCGGCTGGATAGCCGTCGGCATAGAACCGGAGAATAAGATGAAGGGCGCCGATATGTACATTGGCTATGTGGATGACAAGGGTGCAGTTGTTTTGGAGGATCACTATGGGCACAGAACCTTTAGCCACAAGAGTGATGTGGCACTAGGTGGTTCCTCCGATGTAGAGATTATTCAGGGAACCGAAAGCGGAGGAGAAACCTCTATTACCTTCCGGATTCCAAAAAACAGCAGGGATGTATACGATAAACTCCTCGAAGAGGGAAAAGAATACACGGTGATTACGGCATGGGGAGAGAAAGACAATCTAACTGCACGTCACAAAGGCAGGGGATCGGGGAGCTTACCGCTATGA
- a CDS encoding glycyl radical protein, which translates to MNKRIAALRERLFEKIPEICPERAVLFTESMKQSEGQPIAKRRAQALYEVLDKMTIFVRDGELIVGNQASTTRGAPAFPEYSVDWIIKEFNGDPYHFAERPCDRFTYSERTKEQLLATIDYWKGKTLFENVWSQLPEEARVAWEINAIDDTWCAAAGLGNVLPDHQMVLEQGLERIIERAEKRIADLDLTEPGTISQYWFLQAVVTANKAVINFAGRFADLLLDLAEKERDQVRKKELLTMSENCRQVPAKPAQSFWQAIQAVWFIQLILQIETNGHAISLGRFDQYLWPYFQRDIQRGVLTREKALELVESFFIKANEINKLRSWADSEYFPGYHLAENLAIGGQTADGRDAVNELTYTILDATADLKLTKPSVSLKWFEGTSDEFMDKALSVVEAHKGGQPALYNDLAVMRILDNMGVKKEDQYGWAPVGCIEATVPGKWDFAAKGSWLNVGKIFEMTLNNGKDPATGITLMKGEGDLTAFSDTHAIMEACKKQLFYYMRLQVIVEHISDEMHILHDQNAFRSSLVHDCIERGKSLIEGGAVYTADGGPAAGHISVGDSLAAIEYAVFEKGILSLSQLQHALSTNFEDQTTSPSGEEIRQLMIHKAPKFGNDDDAADKWTVEINEFLGSTYQKAFKSSRYGKGPIPATFALSQSSVTGNVAFGKSVGALPCGRKAGEPVNNGVSPANGSERNGPTAVINSEAKLPSIWFQKGSIFNMRLTPQTLSTAEGRKRTLALVKTHFKNYQYHIQFNVLDDATLEEAQKKPEEYRDLMVRISGYSAFFTPLNKELQNDVIARMKFNMADK; encoded by the coding sequence TTGAATAAGCGAATAGCAGCTTTACGGGAAAGGCTTTTCGAGAAGATCCCGGAAATTTGTCCGGAAAGAGCCGTTCTCTTTACCGAATCGATGAAACAATCGGAAGGTCAACCCATTGCAAAACGAAGAGCCCAGGCCCTTTATGAGGTTCTGGATAAGATGACGATCTTTGTCAGAGATGGCGAACTGATTGTAGGAAATCAGGCCAGCACCACGAGAGGGGCTCCCGCTTTTCCCGAATATTCGGTCGACTGGATCATAAAGGAGTTTAACGGCGATCCCTACCATTTTGCCGAACGCCCCTGTGATAGGTTTACCTATTCGGAGAGGACCAAGGAACAACTCCTTGCCACCATTGATTACTGGAAAGGAAAAACCCTTTTCGAAAACGTCTGGAGTCAGCTCCCCGAAGAGGCACGCGTAGCCTGGGAGATCAACGCCATCGACGATACCTGGTGTGCGGCAGCGGGTTTGGGGAACGTACTTCCCGATCATCAGATGGTCTTGGAACAAGGATTGGAACGGATCATCGAGCGGGCAGAGAAAAGGATTGCAGACCTCGATCTCACCGAACCGGGAACCATTTCGCAGTACTGGTTCCTTCAGGCCGTCGTAACGGCAAATAAGGCAGTGATCAATTTTGCCGGTCGTTTCGCCGATTTGCTTCTCGATCTTGCGGAAAAAGAGCGCGATCAGGTCCGCAAGAAAGAGTTACTCACCATGTCGGAAAACTGTCGGCAGGTACCGGCAAAGCCGGCACAAAGCTTTTGGCAAGCAATCCAGGCGGTTTGGTTCATTCAGCTTATCCTTCAGATTGAAACCAACGGCCATGCAATCTCCCTGGGACGCTTTGATCAATATCTGTGGCCGTATTTTCAGCGAGATATCCAACGTGGCGTACTGACGAGGGAAAAAGCCCTTGAGTTGGTGGAATCCTTCTTCATCAAGGCAAACGAAATCAACAAGCTGCGCTCGTGGGCGGATAGTGAATACTTTCCCGGCTACCATCTTGCGGAAAATCTTGCTATCGGCGGTCAAACAGCAGACGGCAGGGATGCAGTAAATGAGCTTACCTACACCATTCTCGACGCAACCGCCGATCTGAAACTTACGAAGCCTTCGGTCTCACTGAAATGGTTCGAAGGGACTTCCGACGAATTCATGGATAAAGCACTCAGTGTCGTTGAAGCCCACAAGGGAGGACAGCCCGCCCTCTACAACGATCTTGCGGTCATGAGAATCCTGGACAACATGGGTGTCAAAAAGGAGGACCAGTACGGCTGGGCTCCGGTAGGGTGTATTGAGGCAACCGTACCGGGAAAATGGGATTTTGCTGCAAAGGGCTCCTGGCTGAACGTCGGGAAAATTTTTGAGATGACCCTGAACAACGGGAAAGATCCTGCAACGGGCATCACCCTCATGAAAGGAGAGGGAGATCTTACCGCTTTTTCCGACACCCATGCCATCATGGAGGCATGTAAAAAGCAACTTTTTTACTACATGCGCCTTCAGGTCATTGTCGAACATATAAGTGATGAAATGCATATCCTACACGACCAGAACGCTTTCCGCTCCTCACTGGTACACGACTGCATCGAGCGAGGTAAATCGCTCATAGAGGGGGGGGCTGTGTATACCGCCGACGGCGGTCCTGCTGCCGGCCACATTTCGGTCGGAGATTCCCTTGCCGCAATTGAATATGCCGTCTTTGAAAAAGGAATCCTCTCTCTGTCCCAGTTGCAGCACGCCTTATCAACCAATTTTGAAGATCAGACCACCAGCCCAAGTGGGGAGGAAATTCGGCAGTTGATGATACATAAGGCTCCCAAATTCGGTAACGATGATGATGCGGCGGATAAATGGACGGTGGAGATCAACGAGTTTCTGGGATCGACCTACCAAAAGGCATTCAAAAGCAGCCGATACGGGAAGGGGCCAATTCCTGCAACCTTTGCACTGAGCCAAAGCTCTGTAACCGGTAACGTAGCCTTCGGGAAATCCGTGGGCGCCCTTCCCTGCGGAAGAAAAGCGGGAGAACCGGTCAACAATGGGGTATCCCCGGCAAACGGATCGGAACGAAACGGCCCTACCGCAGTCATCAACTCCGAGGCAAAACTTCCGAGTATCTGGTTTCAGAAGGGATCGATCTTCAACATGCGACTTACACCGCAAACGCTCTCAACGGCAGAGGGCCGAAAGCGAACCCTGGCGCTGGTAAAAACCCATTTCAAGAATTACCAATACCATATCCAATTCAACGTGCTCGATGATGCAACCCTGGAAGAGGCCCAGAAAAAGCCCGAAGAATATCGGGATCTCATGGTAAGGATTTCCGGCTATAGTGCTTTCTTCACTCCCTTGAATAAAGAGCTCCAGAACGATGTTATTGCCAGAATGAAGTTCAACATGGCCGACAAATAA
- a CDS encoding DeoR/GlpR family DNA-binding transcription regulator has product MGNKEKRLDALKKMIQLERSMKISEISDRLHVSPMTTRRDIEILAQDGTVKVLHGVVVSNSGGMAGGLSDYMLAVAETRNIDEKKAIARHALNFVEEDDIIFIDAGSTTETFASMLPPDIRLTVVCYSINIFLAVASHKNIEVLLTGGHYSRKTTILELSQTSPVLQHNRTRKAFISASGYHQRLGVTCAHQSECITKKAAMNNTAEAFLLMDSSKFDVVHSCHFADIEQFSRIFTNESIPTEYHRLLKEKGITVDYVR; this is encoded by the coding sequence ATGGGCAACAAAGAAAAACGTCTGGACGCGTTAAAAAAGATGATACAACTCGAACGTTCCATGAAGATATCGGAAATTTCCGATCGCTTGCATGTTTCTCCCATGACAACGCGCCGCGATATCGAAATCCTTGCCCAGGACGGCACCGTAAAGGTACTTCACGGCGTCGTCGTTTCCAATTCCGGCGGTATGGCGGGAGGACTGTCGGATTATATGCTTGCCGTTGCCGAAACTCGCAACATCGACGAAAAAAAGGCAATTGCACGCCATGCTCTTAACTTTGTCGAAGAAGACGATATCATATTCATCGACGCCGGCTCTACTACCGAGACATTTGCCTCAATGTTGCCGCCTGATATTCGATTAACCGTCGTCTGTTATTCCATCAATATCTTCCTTGCAGTTGCCAGCCACAAAAATATCGAGGTGCTTCTAACGGGAGGGCATTATAGCCGAAAAACCACTATTCTGGAGCTGAGCCAGACCTCACCGGTATTGCAACACAACAGAACCCGAAAAGCATTCATATCTGCAAGCGGCTATCACCAGAGACTGGGTGTTACCTGTGCCCACCAAAGCGAGTGCATAACCAAAAAGGCTGCAATGAACAATACTGCCGAAGCCTTTCTCCTTATGGATTCCTCCAAATTCGATGTCGTGCATTCCTGCCATTTTGCCGATATTGAACAGTTCTCCAGAATCTTTACCAATGAATCGATCCCGACTGAGTATCATCGCCTCCTGAAAGAAAAAGGAATAACAGTAGACTACGTAAGATAG
- a CDS encoding class II aldolase/adducin family protein, producing MMGRVKQELKELIVSTGVEMIKTGITVGTWGNISYRDPETDYMYISPSGMDYMKVKTDHVVVMDLDLNIIEGEAEPSIEKHMHVAVYKARPDAHAVIHTHPTFSTVFGVAGLPLPAVSEDFVQIVGEEIAIASPYALPGTPELGEVAVKGLGKNGAVLLPGHGALIAAANMPMALKISTVLEKNAQIYLYAKLLGNGIRLFSREEIDAMQNFAKNHYGKKNQELV from the coding sequence ATGATGGGCAGAGTAAAGCAGGAGTTAAAAGAGCTTATTGTTTCAACTGGTGTTGAAATGATTAAGACGGGTATTACCGTAGGGACATGGGGGAACATCAGCTATCGAGACCCTGAGACCGATTATATGTACATCAGCCCCAGCGGTATGGATTATATGAAGGTAAAAACTGACCATGTCGTTGTCATGGACCTTGATCTGAATATTATTGAGGGTGAGGCAGAGCCTTCCATTGAAAAGCATATGCACGTTGCGGTGTACAAGGCACGTCCGGATGCCCATGCTGTTATTCATACCCATCCGACGTTTTCCACCGTTTTTGGTGTTGCGGGTTTACCCCTGCCTGCGGTAAGCGAAGATTTTGTTCAGATCGTGGGCGAAGAGATTGCTATTGCTTCTCCCTATGCCCTGCCCGGTACTCCCGAGCTGGGAGAGGTTGCCGTGAAGGGTCTCGGAAAAAATGGTGCCGTTCTGCTTCCCGGTCATGGTGCTCTCATTGCCGCTGCGAACATGCCTATGGCACTTAAGATCAGTACGGTTCTTGAGAAAAATGCACAGATATATCTCTATGCGAAGTTGTTGGGTAATGGCATCCGCCTCTTCTCCAGAGAAGAGATCGATGCAATGCAGAATTTTGCAAAAAACCATTACGGCAAAAAAAATCAAGAACTTGTATAA
- a CDS encoding LacI family DNA-binding transcriptional regulator: MMSRYTITEFAKICGTSPATVSRVLNNPELVAAPLRKHVEEKMKELGYKPNPFASKLSSKSSWGLALFVFDILNPFFALIVRRISHLAMEQGIPLTICDTENNADKERIYLDYLLDNKIAGVIFAEGISLPTIERAQHYTETVLIDRHSQEGFVSEVSSDNYTGGRQATEYLLQLNHQRIAFISGPENWPSVEDRFHGYRDALDAYGVPFHPELVYQGDLRYESGISAIEYFLTLPEWPTAIFSANDQMAYGAMSKARHLNIAIPEDISLVGFDDIPFHNFFQANLTTVKQDIPALCENAFSILIGKVNNGSQGGIEKRVVVPTTLKIGDTCRKLVGSVKRPAIR, translated from the coding sequence ATGATGAGCAGGTATACTATTACTGAATTTGCGAAAATCTGCGGAACCTCGCCGGCAACTGTTTCCCGCGTGTTGAATAACCCTGAATTGGTTGCGGCTCCTTTGCGTAAGCATGTTGAGGAAAAAATGAAGGAATTGGGCTATAAACCGAATCCTTTTGCCTCAAAGCTTAGTTCCAAATCAAGCTGGGGGCTTGCTCTTTTTGTCTTCGACATTCTAAATCCGTTTTTTGCCTTAATTGTCAGAAGGATTAGTCATCTTGCCATGGAGCAGGGGATTCCTCTTACGATTTGTGACACCGAGAATAATGCGGACAAGGAACGAATTTATCTTGATTACCTATTGGATAATAAAATTGCGGGTGTGATTTTTGCCGAAGGTATATCCCTTCCAACCATCGAGCGGGCTCAGCACTATACCGAAACGGTCCTGATTGATCGTCATTCTCAGGAAGGCTTTGTCTCCGAAGTTAGCAGTGATAACTATACCGGAGGACGACAGGCCACGGAATATCTTTTGCAGTTGAATCATCAACGGATTGCTTTTATCAGTGGGCCGGAAAACTGGCCTTCGGTAGAAGATCGCTTTCACGGATATCGCGATGCACTCGATGCATATGGAGTTCCCTTTCATCCGGAATTGGTCTATCAGGGGGATTTGCGATATGAATCGGGAATTTCCGCTATTGAGTATTTCCTGACGCTGCCCGAATGGCCTACCGCCATTTTCAGTGCGAATGATCAAATGGCCTACGGTGCCATGAGCAAGGCTCGCCACTTAAATATTGCCATTCCCGAGGATATTTCTCTTGTCGGCTTTGACGACATTCCGTTTCACAATTTTTTTCAGGCCAACTTAACAACGGTGAAACAGGATATTCCCGCATTATGCGAAAATGCTTTCTCTATTCTTATCGGCAAGGTAAATAATGGTTCCCAAGGCGGGATTGAAAAACGGGTTGTTGTACCAACGACCTTAAAAATAGGCGATACCTGTAGGAAGCTGGTCGGATCCGTCAAAAGGCCGGCAATTCGATAA
- a CDS encoding glycyl-radical enzyme activating protein, which yields MAENLTIFELERYALEDGPGIRTVVFFKGCNLHCLWCQNPESQQRRPQVLYYRKQCVGCGKCIETCPAGAIDTASDLGFVTIHDRCTLCASCVDACFYNARRIAGEVRSSEDIMREIMKDQSFYENSGGGVTFSGGEPLLQIEGLVDLASRCRSEGIHTALETAGSVPWDRFERIFPYMNLIYFDVKHIDPLVHERVVGAPNGVILNNLIRLSREFEPVIVRIPVIPGVNDSPEVIGDICSFLSTRTRVRKVELLPFHRLGSGKYAALGREDSMEGVPSLDKAACLPLAGLGKRFGLDITVGAGH from the coding sequence GTGGCCGAGAATCTGACGATATTTGAACTTGAGCGTTATGCCCTGGAGGATGGCCCCGGGATCAGGACGGTCGTCTTTTTTAAGGGATGTAATCTGCATTGCCTCTGGTGCCAGAACCCTGAGTCTCAGCAACGTCGGCCTCAGGTTCTTTACTATCGAAAACAGTGTGTCGGTTGTGGAAAGTGTATTGAGACCTGCCCTGCCGGGGCAATAGATACGGCTTCTGACCTTGGTTTTGTGACGATTCACGACCGCTGCACGCTTTGTGCCAGCTGTGTGGATGCCTGTTTTTATAATGCAAGGCGAATTGCCGGCGAAGTCCGAAGCTCCGAGGATATTATGCGGGAGATCATGAAAGACCAAAGCTTTTATGAGAATTCCGGCGGTGGTGTTACCTTTTCCGGCGGAGAGCCCTTACTGCAAATCGAGGGGCTTGTTGATCTTGCCTCCCGTTGTCGCTCCGAGGGAATCCATACGGCGTTGGAAACGGCTGGTAGTGTCCCTTGGGATCGCTTCGAGCGTATTTTTCCCTATATGAATCTGATCTATTTTGATGTGAAGCATATCGATCCTCTGGTGCATGAGCGTGTTGTCGGTGCACCGAACGGTGTCATTCTGAATAATCTGATCAGGCTGAGTCGTGAATTTGAGCCAGTCATTGTCCGAATCCCTGTCATTCCGGGGGTAAATGATTCGCCTGAGGTAATAGGGGATATCTGCTCCTTTCTTTCCACCCGAACGAGGGTGCGGAAGGTAGAACTTCTGCCTTTTCACCGATTGGGATCGGGAAAATATGCGGCCCTCGGCCGTGAGGATTCCATGGAGGGCGTTCCGAGTTTGGATAAGGCTGCCTGCCTTCCTCTTGCCGGACTTGGTAAGCGGTTTGGTCTTGATATCACCGTAGGTGCGGGGCATTGA